CTGTTGCTACAGATATTTCGGGAAATGTCTATGTAGTAGGTGTAACTTCTGGTGCGTTTATAGGTAATAATGCTGGTTCTTATGATATCTGGCTCACCAAATATGATAGTGATGGTAATCAGTTATGGAATCAACAGTTTGGTAGTTCCAAATTTGACTTAGCTGTTGCCATTACAACAGATAAGTTAGGTAACTTTTATCTGGTGGGAAGTACCCAAGGTGACTTGGCAGGAAAACCTACGGAAGCAGAGCAACAAGATGCTTGGCTAGCTAAATATGACAGTAATGGTAATCAATTGTGGATTCGTCAACTAGGAGATTCAATAGTTACTGGTGGTTCTGATGTTACTGTTGACGACAACGGCAATATCTATGTAGCTGGACTGACAGTTACTCCAGATCAAAGGCCAGTTGCCATCATTGATGCTCAGGATGATTTTTGGGTAACAAAGTACGATTCTAATGGTACCCAACAGTGGTTTACCAAAGTTGGGACAGATCCATCTTATCCAGCGATTTGGGATGAAGCTTACGGTGTAGCCCTTGCAAAGGATGGATCTGTCTATTCTACAGGATGGACTTATGGTGGTCTAGCTAGAGACAATCCCCAATTGGGATTATACGATTCTTGGATCACTAAATATAACAACGATGGACAAGTGCAATGGATTAGACAGTTTGGTAGTGCAAACGATGACTTTTCTTGGAGTGTTGTCACCGATAGTCAAGGTAATGTCTATGCCTACGGATGGACTGGCGGTGATTTTGGTGGTAAAAGTTTTGGACAAGATGACGTTTGGCTAATTAAGTTTTCTTCTGATGGCACCCAAGATTGGGTACGTCAGTTTGGTACTAGCGGTGATGATGCAGTCTTTTTAGATGGACTCAAGATTGATTCAAAAGATCAATTATATGTTGCTGGTTATACTGATGGTAGCTTTGGTGGTTCCAATGCAGGGTCTTATGATGCCTTCGTTGCCAGCTTTGATACCAATGGCAACCAACTTTGGATTCAACAGTTTGGCAGTGCTGAACTCGATAAGGCTACAAATCTGACTGTTGATAACTTTGATAATGTCTACGTTACGGGATTTACAGAGGGTTCATTGGGTGGTTCCAATGCTGGCTCTGTAGATAGTTGGGTCGCCAAGTTGAATTCTGCAACAGGGACTTTGGAAACATTTAATCCATCTTCAACTCCAATACTCAATAAAATAGCTGGTACTAATAGTAAAGATAGCCTTATCGGTACTGAACCAACCTCTAGCAATTTGAAATCATTGAATGCAAAAACTTCTGCAACTTCAAATCCAGCTAATGGGAACGATGAAATTCATGGTCAAGGAGGCAATGACACTATAGATGGTAAGGGAGGTAATGATGTGCTGTATGGTGACGTCGGTAATGATACACTCATTGGCGGCGCAGGAAACGACAAACTGGTTGGTGGTGCTGGAAATGATATCTTGACTGGTGGTTCTGGTAAAGATAACTTTATCTTCGACACAGGCAAATTTTTTGCCAACAGGGATCTTGGTGTAGATGGAATTACTGACTTTGAACTTGGTGATAAGATTGTCCTGAGTAAAAGCACTTTCACCACCTTGAAAAGTTCGTTAGGAGACGGCTTTAACAACTTGAAAGATTTTGCTGTAGTTACTAATGGTACGGCAGCTAAAAGTAGCCAAGCCTTTATTGTGTACGATTCAGTTCATGGTGATTTATACTACAATCAAAACGGCTCTAGCTCTGGATTTGGCAGTGGTGCTCTCTTTGCTACCTTGGTTAATCATCCCAGTCTTAGTGCCAGTGATTTTCGTATCGTATAGTAGCTAACTTTTACTTCAGTGAAAGTGGTGTTTTAGGTGAATGAATATTTACTTAGAGTACACTACATGACCAAAGCCCGCTTTGAAAAGTTGGGAAATTCCCTCAGGCTAGATAAAATTCTCATCTGGCAGGATAACGAATAGCAATCAATCACACAAGTGTACTCATGACCACTAAACTCAGATTCTTGAATCACTCTCAAAATCTGGGTTTTAGTGATTTAAACGATCGCTAAGATAAATTTTCTCATAAACCTCCAAACCCTTAGCTTGCAAACAAAGATTCACAAAAATAATTTTATTTTCCTCAATCAAAAAAATATAACTGTGCAACCATAGGTAAAATTTTATACTGATTTTTACTGAGTTATGCAAATTATTTTATTTATATTTTACCAAGTCATAAAATTTTATCAAAGTTAAATCTAATTTCTGCGGTAGTTGGTGAATTTCCTGTGCTGCTGATATCCACTGCTAGGTAAGTAGATTTCATGACTAACTAGCATACGTAAAAACTGAATTTAAGTATAAAAAATTATACTTTTGAACAAAATTGGCATTTTAATAAGTAAATATCCTGAATAATAATAAATTTATGGTAGCAATTTTGATCGGCGTTCAAAAACAAGGAGATGATGAAGCGGATGTTAAAAAAAAAATCTTTAAATCTTTGGTTAATTGGACTGCTTGTTTTAGCTGGTCTAGTAGCGAGTACTACAACCTTTTACGGTTTATCTTTCTTTAGGCAAGGAGTGGGAGAAAGCAATACATCAGCTCCAACGATAAAGAAACTAGTAACTAGAAAGATAACGGCTTTAGGGAGATTGCAACCATTAACAGAAGTTATTCGCTTGTCAGCACCCCAGACTTTAGAGAACGATCGCGTCGCTCAATTGTTTATCAAAGAAGGTGATAAGTTGAAAAAAGGACAAATAATCGCCACATTAGACTCTAAACAAAGCCTACAATTAGCCTTAAAAGAGGCACAAGAGCAAGTCAGAGTTGCCCAATCTCGGTATGACCAAATCAAAGCAGGTGCAAAAGCGGGAGATATTCAAGCGCAAAAGGCTACAATTACTAAATTGCAAGCCGAATTACAAGGAGAAATTGCCACCCAAAAAGCTAATATTGCTCGTTGGCAATCAGAAGTTACCAATGCTCAGGCAGAATATAATCGGTCTCAATCCCTGTACCAACAAGGGGCGATCGCCGTTTCTGATTTCGATCGCAAGCGTTTAGCCCTAGAAACGGCTCAAGCTCAATTAGCCCAAGCATCTGCCCAGCAAAATGGTACTGTAGCCACACTTGAAGCCCAAATCACCGAAGCCAAAGAAGTACTTAACCGGATAGCTGAAGTACGTCCTGTCGATCTACAAGCTGCAAAAACCGAGATAGACAGAGCCAATGCTGCTGTAAAACGCGTCCAAAACGACTTAAATCAGGCTGATATCAAGGCACCAATTGCTGGACAAATTATTAAAATTCATACCCGACCGGGGGAAAAGCTGACTGATGAAGGTATTGCCGATCTAGGGCAAACCAATGACATGGTAGCGATCGCCGAAGTCTATCAAACCGATATTGCTAAAATTCACGTAGGGCAAAAAGCCCTGATTACCAGTCAAGCATTTACTGGACAAGTCAAAGGCACTGTTTACGAACTTGGACTGGAAGTTATTCGCCAAAATGTGTTTAGTAACCAACCAGGAGAAAACCTCGACCGCCGAGTTGTAGAAGTCAAAGTGCGTTTGCAACCTGAAGACAGCGAACGCGTATCCCGTTTGACTAACTTACAAGTCCAAGTAGCTATAGAAATCTGAAGTCAAAAGAATATAGGCTACCTGTGAGAATTCATTAGACAGTCCTTTCATTTTTTCTCCAAAAATTCAATTTATGCTTCGTAAACTATTTTATAGAATTCCTTTAGCCTGGTTGCAAATGTCCAGGGAAAAAACTCGTTTAGCAGTTGCAATTGTGGGAATTGCTTTTGCAGATATTCTGATGTTTGTACAATTGGGGTTTAAGAGTGCGCTCTACGACGCTGCTGTTAGACCTCAATATTCTCTACAAGGGGATCTTTTCTTAATTAATCCCCAGTTTGAAACTGTGTTCTCTGTCAAGAGTTTTTCCAGACAACGTTTATATCAAGCTGCGGGATTTGACAGTGTGAGTTCGGTTAGTTACCTCTACATTGATTCTGGACAGTGGCGCAATCCTATTACCCACAAAGACCGCCGGATTCTAATTTTTGGCATAGATCCGGCCAATTCTGCTTTTAAATTACCAGAGGTCAATCAACATTTGGATGACTTAAAAATGCTTGATACTGTGCTATTCGATCAAATGGGACGCTCAGAATATGGCCCCATCTCTGCTCTTTTACAAAAGTCTGATTTCTTACAAACAGAAGTTAATAATGTTTTGATCCGAGTAGCAGGAATATTTAATTTGGGAGCATCTTTTGCAGCTGACGGTAACGCCATTACTAGTGAATCAACTTTTATGAAGTTATTTCCCAACCGTCGGACAGACCAGATTGATATAGGTATAATTAAACTGAAATCCAATGCAGATATTCAACGGATACAAGCAGATATACAGACTATTTTACCCGCAGATATTCAAGTGTTAACACAAGTAGAGTTGGCTACAAGGGAGAAAGAATATTGGGCGAATTCTACTCCCATTGGATTTATATTTGGATTAGGTTCACTAGTGGCTTTTATCGTTGGTACAGTGATTGTTTACCAGATTATTTATGCAGATGTCTCCGATCATTTACCAGAATACGCTACATTGAAGGCAATGGGATATAGCAATCGCTACTTAATAATTGTCATTTTTCAAGAATCATTGATTTTGGCCTTAATAGGCTTCATTCCAGGTTGTGTTCTATCTTTGGGAGTATATCATGCTGCCCAAATATCTACCCGATTGCCAATTATGATGACAGTTAGTCGAGCTGTTGTTGTGCTGTTGTTGACCATTGTCATGTGTTTTATTTCTGGAGGTATTGCGATCAATAAGTTACACAAAGCTGACCCTGCGGATATATTTTAACTAGGTCGATGTAAATAATTATCGTTGGGATTGGGCACGGGAAAATGGGTTTGATCCTTTTGAGGTCGCAGAGTCTCAATTCGTAAATGTTTAGGGCAACTCATTCGAGATATGCAAACATGATTCTCTGAAATCACAAAACTTTTCACCAATGATATGATATGTATGAAGATAAGGTAAGATTGAGTTAATTAATTACACCAAGATTTCTCAAAAACTCTATAGACTTTGGAACGTTCAGCCCCAAGTTTGAGTAACAGTG
The Nostoc punctiforme PCC 73102 genome window above contains:
- a CDS encoding SBBP repeat-containing protein; translated protein: MKTIKKSTKKTIDKSTKKPKYTLVDSLEGAVNEVPSKITQFVNSLGGITDVNATNPNDFLFVTLTPASDVVFGGFGEYQLLFGRRGNDVLYGLDQSLSNQKSSLNIDVMLGDSEPVALFAYSDILNTLGGNPPTIGKDRFVLGDWRKSYYTNNGYYDFAYIVDFNRNQDVIQLHGRAEDYDFIDVPFLGTAIFQKSKDSPLFWDGELVGVVFAASNLDPNASYFRYVGSTPPPVSGPTQVKHLGTVGFDLATAVATDISGNVYVVGVTSGAFIGNNAGSYDIWLTKYDSDGNQLWNQQFGSSKFDLAVAITTDKLGNFYLVGSTQGDLAGKPTEAEQQDAWLAKYDSNGNQLWIRQLGDSIVTGGSDVTVDDNGNIYVAGLTVTPDQRPVAIIDAQDDFWVTKYDSNGTQQWFTKVGTDPSYPAIWDEAYGVALAKDGSVYSTGWTYGGLARDNPQLGLYDSWITKYNNDGQVQWIRQFGSANDDFSWSVVTDSQGNVYAYGWTGGDFGGKSFGQDDVWLIKFSSDGTQDWVRQFGTSGDDAVFLDGLKIDSKDQLYVAGYTDGSFGGSNAGSYDAFVASFDTNGNQLWIQQFGSAELDKATNLTVDNFDNVYVTGFTEGSLGGSNAGSVDSWVAKLNSATGTLETFNPSSTPILNKIAGTNSKDSLIGTEPTSSNLKSLNAKTSATSNPANGNDEIHGQGGNDTIDGKGGNDVLYGDVGNDTLIGGAGNDKLVGGAGNDILTGGSGKDNFIFDTGKFFANRDLGVDGITDFELGDKIVLSKSTFTTLKSSLGDGFNNLKDFAVVTNGTAAKSSQAFIVYDSVHGDLYYNQNGSSSGFGSGALFATLVNHPSLSASDFRIV
- a CDS encoding ABC exporter membrane fusion protein, whose product is MLKKKSLNLWLIGLLVLAGLVASTTTFYGLSFFRQGVGESNTSAPTIKKLVTRKITALGRLQPLTEVIRLSAPQTLENDRVAQLFIKEGDKLKKGQIIATLDSKQSLQLALKEAQEQVRVAQSRYDQIKAGAKAGDIQAQKATITKLQAELQGEIATQKANIARWQSEVTNAQAEYNRSQSLYQQGAIAVSDFDRKRLALETAQAQLAQASAQQNGTVATLEAQITEAKEVLNRIAEVRPVDLQAAKTEIDRANAAVKRVQNDLNQADIKAPIAGQIIKIHTRPGEKLTDEGIADLGQTNDMVAIAEVYQTDIAKIHVGQKALITSQAFTGQVKGTVYELGLEVIRQNVFSNQPGENLDRRVVEVKVRLQPEDSERVSRLTNLQVQVAIEI
- the devC gene encoding ABC transporter permease DevC — encoded protein: MLRKLFYRIPLAWLQMSREKTRLAVAIVGIAFADILMFVQLGFKSALYDAAVRPQYSLQGDLFLINPQFETVFSVKSFSRQRLYQAAGFDSVSSVSYLYIDSGQWRNPITHKDRRILIFGIDPANSAFKLPEVNQHLDDLKMLDTVLFDQMGRSEYGPISALLQKSDFLQTEVNNVLIRVAGIFNLGASFAADGNAITSESTFMKLFPNRRTDQIDIGIIKLKSNADIQRIQADIQTILPADIQVLTQVELATREKEYWANSTPIGFIFGLGSLVAFIVGTVIVYQIIYADVSDHLPEYATLKAMGYSNRYLIIVIFQESLILALIGFIPGCVLSLGVYHAAQISTRLPIMMTVSRAVVVLLLTIVMCFISGGIAINKLHKADPADIF